From Carassius auratus strain Wakin unplaced genomic scaffold, ASM336829v1 scaf_tig00013521, whole genome shotgun sequence, the proteins below share one genomic window:
- the LOC113074047 gene encoding potassium voltage-gated channel subfamily V member 1-like yields MITDSSSPAEFYEDNASLLSLDSSVFFSEPALPSNDPLDFFIINVGGSRYILSQELLASHPETRLGKLALSSRDSALDLCDDADFLENEFFFDRNSQTFQYIMNFYKTGHLHVREELCVISFLQEIEYWGIDEIRIDSCCRDRYYRRKEMKDSFDIRKDAEVIDNEEEDFTGVLCQELRQRLWDLMEKPDSSKAAKMFGTLSMFFVVVSILNIALISLDFTILGAPIILDALEYICIIWFTGELVLRFMCVRDKCRFSRSVANIIDLLAILPFYVTLAVESLHGGSTELENVGRVVQVLRLMRSLRMLKLGRHSTGLKSLGMTIAQCYEEVGLLMLFLSVGISIFATVEYAIEHDMPETTFTNVPSAWWWATTSMTTVGYGDIRPDTALGKVMAFICILSGILILSLPIAIINDRFSACYFTLKMKEVALRHGEALKRLTRSSASDMSAIGVNLRDAYGRSILEMLRLQGRERASTRSSAGDLW; encoded by the exons ATGATCACAGATTCATCAAGTCCAGCAGAGTTCTACGAGGACAATGCTTCACTGCTGTCCTTGGACTCTAGTGTTTTCTTCAGCGAGCCTGCACTACCTAGCAACGATCCGCTGGATTTCTTCATTATAAATGTGGGAGGCAGTCGGTATATCCTCTCTCAGGAACTGTTGGCCTCTCACCCGGAGACTCGTCTGGGCAAGCTGGCCCTCTCTAGTCGAGACTCTGCTTTAGATCTATGCGACGATGCAGATTTCTTGGAGAACGAGTTCTTCTTTGACCGCAACTCGCAGACCTTTCAGTACATCATGAACTTCTACAAGACGGGTCACTTACATGTGCGAGAGGAGCTGTGTGTGATCTCGTTCCTTCAGGAGATCGAGTACTGGGGCATCGATGAGATCCGCATAGACAGCTGTTGTAGGGACAGATACTATCGGCGGAAGGAGATGAAGGATTCGTTTGATATTCGTAAAGATGCTGAAGTAATAGACAACGAGGAGGAGGACTTCACCGGTGTTTTGTGCCAGGAGTTACGCCAACGTCTATGGGATCTTATGGAGAAGCCGGACTCCTCTAAGGCGGCCAAGATGTTTGGGACGCTATCCATGTTCTTTGTAGTGGTGTCCATCCTGAACATTGCTCTGATTTCACTGGACTTCACAATACTTGGTGCACCCATCATCTTGGATGCTCTCGAGTACATTTGTATCATTTGGTTCACCGGTGAGCTGGTGCTCAGGTTCATGTGTGTTAGAGATAAGTGTAGGTTCAGCAGGAGTGTGGCGAATATCATTGACCTACTGGCTATTCTGCCCTTCTATGTGACTCTGGCCGTGGAGAGCCTGCATGGTGGATCTACGGAGCTGGAGAACGTTGGACGGGTAGTTCAGGTGCTGCGCCTAATGAGGTCTCTCAGGATGCTAAAACTTGGCCGACACTCAACAG GTCTCAAGTCTTTGGGCATGACTATCGCCCAATGCTACGAGGAAGTTGGCCTCCTGATGCTGTTCCTTTCCGTGGGCATCTCCATCTTCGCCACAGTGGAATACGCTATTGAACATGACATGCCAGAGACCACCTTCACCAATGTACCCAGCGCTTGGTGGTGGGCCACCACGTCCATGACCACAGTAGGGTATGGAGATATCCGTCCGGACACGGCACTAGGAAAAGTGATGGCCTTCATCTGCATCCTATCTGGCATTCTAATTCTCTCGCTACCTATCGCCATCATCAACGATCGGTTCTCCGCCTGCTACTTCACACTTAAAATGAAGGAGGTGGCGCTGCGGCACGGGGAGGCGCTGAAACGACTGACTCGCAGCTCGGCCTCAGATATGTCAGCGATAGGGGTGAACTTACGGGACGCCTACGGCAGAAGCATACTGGAGATGCTGCGGTTGCAGGGGCGAGAGCGAGCCAGCACACGCAGCAGTGCAGGAGATCTTTGGTGA
- the LOC113074045 gene encoding GSK-3-binding protein-like, whose amino-acid sequence MPCRKENYIFLEQSVTVDSKEVDALVSKIGEVLQLHNNSSSQKAMSRLHGSNNNNSSSSAAGGQRCIRIRSRSLRSRRASPYNPPGSSDQEWDHFRSSWNRKKIDEDDPHQLLQELILSGNLIKEAVRRLQFPSEPTEHDISKSVD is encoded by the coding sequence ATGCCTTGTCGAAAGGAGAACTATATCTTTTTGGAACAGTCGGTAACGGTGGATTCAAAGGAAGTAGACGCTCTCGTGTCGAAAATCGGCGAGGTGCTGCAGCTCCACAACAATAGCTCGAGCCAGAAGGCGATGTCACGTCTTCACggtagcaacaacaacaacagcagcagcagcgcggcGGGCGGACAGCGGTGCATCCGTATCCGCAGCCGGAGTTTACGTTCCAGGCGGGCCAGTCCGTACAACCCACCCGGATCCAGCGATCAGGAATGGGACCATTTCAGATCCTCGTGGAACCGAAAGAAAATCGACGAGGACGATCCGCACCAACTCCTCCAGGAACTCATATTGTCGGGAAACCTGATCAAGGAAGCGGTCAGACGACTACAGTTTCCCTCGGAACCAACGGAGCACGACATCTCCAAATCTGTAGACTGA